In Mastomys coucha isolate ucsf_1 unplaced genomic scaffold, UCSF_Mcou_1 pScaffold5, whole genome shotgun sequence, one genomic interval encodes:
- the LOC116078129 gene encoding cyclin-dependent kinase 2-associated protein 1-like, with product MPAAALNAGSVHSPSTSMATSSQYRQLLSDYGPPSLRYTQGTGNSQLPQSKYAELLAIVEELGKEIRPTYAGSKSAMERIKRGIIHARKPGSGVPG from the coding sequence ATGCCCGCCGCCGCCCTCAACGCCGGCAGTGTCCACTCACCGTCTACTAGCATGGCGACCTCCTCCCAATATCGCCAGCTGCTGAGTGACTATGGGCCTCCATCGCTACGCTACACCCAGGGAACTGGAAATAGCCAGTTGCCTCAGAGTAAATATGCAGAGCTGCTGGCCATCGttgaagagttggggaaagagaTCAGACCCACGTATGCAGGGAGCAAGAGTGCCATGGAGAGGATAAAACGAGGCATCATTCATGCCCGAAAGCCTGGTTCGGGAGTGCCTGGCTGA
- the LOC116077550 gene encoding testis-expressed protein 19.2, which produces MCPPVSARHGAKGMSCLYGAWLYQLVHGEQMKICFACFKAAFLVVKNMLEMGDWEEEAWDAEPMELSEAGSEPEEWPGLSWGEGQGHLPHGISVSAGSGALAQGLVGAEGIGLGPQQVPTELLPQEAVPLDLGPEDAEWTQALPWRFDGLSPCSHWLIPPLSWWDIFNVSPSPGQPVLLELSPTWPMDPLEAEAWLVDLKFVFLLGGFDAICYMLSMTPCWAVRTRVQRWQVLLDPGEVRVAQLQNAPEQQDLHRWKLSILESSELGVELVPADCSLRKGGFKVHSYLPWHNNTPEAWSREPGERLLVLEVVSLRELPCFRSPSPEPHN; this is translated from the coding sequence ATGTGTCCCCCAGTCAGTGCTCGCCATGGGGCCAAGGGCATGTCCTGCCTCTATGGAGCCTGGCTGTACCAGCTTGTCCATGGAGAACAGATGAAGATCTGCTTTGCTTGCTTCAAGGCAGCTTTCCTGGTCGTTAAGAACATGCTGGAGATGGGAGACTGGGAAGAGGAAGCGTGGGATGCTGAGCCCATGGAACTCTCAGAGGCAGGATCTGAACCCGAAGAATGGCCCGGGCTTAGCTGGGGAGAGGGCCAAGGTCATCTGCCGCATGgcatctctgtctctgcaggTTCTGGGGCTCTGGCACAAGGCCTTGTAGGGGCAGAGGGGATAGGGCTGGGACCCCAGCAGGTGCCCACTGAGCTCTTGCCTCAGGAAGCTGTACCCCTGGATCTGGGCCCTGAGGATGCTGAGTGGACCCAGGCCCTTCCCTGGAGATTTGATGGCCTTTCTCCCTGCTCCCACTGGCTCATCCCTCCTCTGTCCTGGTGGGATATTTTCAATGTAAGCCCATCTCCTGGGCAACCTGTGTTGTTGGAATTGAGCCCCACCTGGCCCATGGACCCGTTGGAAGCAGAAGCTTGGTTGGTAGACCTCAAGTTCGTTTTCCTTTTGGGCGGCTTCGATGCCATTTGCTATATGCTGTCAATGACTCCCTGCTGGGCTGTGAGAACCCGTGTCCAGCGCTGGCAGGTGTTGCTGGACCCTGGGGAGGTCAGAGTGGCCCAGCTGCAGAATGCACCTGAACAGCAGGACCTGCACCGCTGGAAGCTAAGCATCCTGGAGTCCtcagagctgggggtggagctGGTGCCTGCTGACTGCAGCCTGCGAAAGGGAGGGTTCAAGGTGCACTCTTATTTGCCCTGGCACAATAACACCCCAGAGGCCTGGAGCAGGGAGCCAGGGGAGAGGCTCCTTGTTTTAGAAGTTGTATCTCTGAGGGAGTTGCCCTGCTTCCGGTCCCCCTCCCCTGAGCCTCACAACTAA